The Tenrec ecaudatus isolate mTenEca1 chromosome 12, mTenEca1.hap1, whole genome shotgun sequence genomic interval AATGCAATCATGTCTCATGCTCATCGATAGGAAGATAAATATAGTGCAAGATGCCAATATTACCAAAAGAACTCTATACATTCAATACAATACTGATTGAGGTTCCAGCACAatgcttcaaagaaatggaaaaaatattcacCAGTTTTACATAGagggaaagaaacccaggataaacaaaacagtattaaaacacaaaaacaaagtaGGGATTATTTGACTCCTTGATTCCAAGCCTATTATACAATCACAGTAATCACCACAGCTTGGGATTGGTGCAACAATACGTCTGCAGGTGAAGGGATCATACCAGAGAACCCAGAAGTGCAACCAAGCACCTGCAGACACTGGATTGTTTACAAAGGACTGAAACACATGAAGTGGGAAGAGATAGCACTTTGAAAGGATGGTGCCGGGAGCATTGGATGCCCACTTGCCAAAGAAAGAAACAGGACCCAtccctcactccatgtacaaaaatgaactcaagatgatcaAAGACCCGAATACAAGCTCCAGAATCATAATGATCACCAACTGAAAAATggggacaaaacatacaactttcctctagttctttaatgcttccccctccaccaccaccactgtcatgatctcaattctatcttacaaatccagctagaccagagcatatacacaggcacagatcagagctggaaacacaggaatccaggacagatagcccctccaggaccaataatgagagtagcgataccaggaggggaaggggaaggtgggggggaactAAGGGgaactattacaaggatctacatatcactcCCTCCcatggggatagacaacagaaatgtgggtgaagcttGACATCAGTAAGTGtgacacatgaaaaaaataatttataaattatcaagtgattGTGGGGAGCAgagtgggggaaaatgagaagctgataccaagaactcaagtagaaagaaactgttttgaaaatagcgatggcaacaaatgtacaaatggatgcatgtatgtattgtgataagagctgtatgagcccccaatataatgattttgaaaaaataataaaaaagaattcaattcaacaaattTGCTTTTGAAATTGTTTCTAAATTCAAATGGGATATCCACAGTTTATTGTAAATAGTGAATGTCTTAACATAACGAATAAACTCAGAAAAACatccacaaaaaagaaaaatgtccagATATAAAGATGCACCAAACATAAGGAAAACACccacactacagaagacaaaataaaggacGAGCGTCTTCTAAAACGTTAACCTTTAGGCACATCAAAACATGTcaccaacaaaataaaaagagaacccgctgtttggttaaaaaaaatatttagcaaagaTGCATCAGACCAAGTTGATTTTATAACCTATAGAAAACCAGAACAcattaataagaaaaacaaaaacccaaatttTAAAAGGGCCAAGGCATGAATAGATAATTTTCTAAATTTGATACCCCCATAGCTAACAATCATATGAAAAAATGCTTGAGTTTATTAACTATAAGGAAAACATAGATATAAACAACAATGTGATATCACCTCCCACCAAGGCTTTTAGCAAAATCCACGTGACCGACGGGTGAGCTGACGTCCTGTCAAACCTGCTCTTGGAGAGCAGTGGGAGCTCCACCAGAGGCTGGAGAATCCCTGGATGGAGGACAGCCTGAGCTGGAAGCCTGGAAAGAACCAGAACACAGAGGCCCAGGGATAAGGGCCCCGTGTACACCTATTATGCCACCCCTGGGGATGGACACCTGCCTGACTCTGAGGCAGCAATGTCAGGATAGTCACTACTCCAGTCTGTTTGTTCAGGCTGTGGGGCACGGACTGACACGCCCAACACCTTCCTGTCCCCTTGTCCCTCACTCCCTCCTTCTGGATGTGGGTCCTTGGAGCTAGAGGGTATAAAGGCTGGCGTAAGGAACCCAGACACAACAAGGGCACTTGGGCCCTGGACTCTCCAGCCAGGTAAGAGGTGCTCTCTCCCAAGGGGGGCCCAGTGGAGTTTGGGAGTCAGGGCACCTTTGATTAGCACGACCACTCCTAGCCTCCTCTCTCCAGGAACCTTGAGACTCACTGTGCACACCATGCTGCTGTGGCTGACTCTCGCCCTTCTGGGGACCTCCTCCTGCTGGGCCAGTGGTAAGTGGACCCCTTTGCAGTGCACCCTCCAGGTGGCTCCCATGCCAGCTCTGGCCACAGATTAACTACAGGCATAAGCAGGGGGGTGTCCATTAATGGGGACAGAGACATGCCCTGTGTGGCTTTTCCTGTTCACCCAGAAATGTATGGCCCGGGGGGAGGTACTACCTTCACCTCTTCTGCTGAAGACGAAGAGGACATTACAGGCATGCGAGTCTGTATAGGTGCACTCGGGCTGCTTAAAAGGTGAGTAGGAGTCAGTCCCGGGAGTCCTGTCTGTATCCCAACTCACCCCACAGTCTGGCAGAGTTGAGGGGAGGGAACTCTCAGCTTCCATTCCCACCTCTGTGTCTAGTTCCTAGAGACTTCTTTGGCCAATTGGTCCCTTGAAGCTATGGGCGGCCCACCCATCCTCTTTAATTTGTCCCATTGCCCCGATGACTTCTCCCCTGCTCCCCAGCCACAGTCGCCCTGCCTCTCTGTCAAGTCCTGCAGTTGTGTCCTGGGTTGATCTAAAGCAGAAGAAAGCCAAAGACCACTGCTGTTTCATGGACttagactcagagggaccctgcaggacagagtcacACGGCCCCTTGTGGTTTCCAGGGCTGTTCATCTCgatgggaaaccaaactcaccaccatgagAGAGTCACCCTATGAGAGAGTAGAGCTTGTAGTCACCCTGTgaatgagtagaactgcccctttggggttctgggactgtaactcttcatggaggcagacagtctcctcttactctctctgagctgctgctgagtttgaaccactgacctgttggttagctgccaagcacttaaccactgtgacaccagggttcctttaaaaGGGTTAGGTGGTTGCTTCCCCTGATTGTCTCCTTTTGACCCAAACTCAACTAAAACCAAAACACAGCCTGTCAGTCCCAGAATCCCCGATGGAAGAAATCAGGTCATTACCTGTCTTGTCTGGGAAAAATGGAGAGGATCAGAGTGGACCACTGACTGGAAACAAAATCCTTAGAAGTgtgcagagggcagttctacagaggttGGGGTATTGTCTCTGAGGTCTTAGCTGGGCACAGCTGACTGGGAGGCTGGGAGCTGGAGACCCAGGCGAGGGTGAAGTGGGATAGGGTCTCCCAAACCTCGAAGAACCAGTGAGTGGTGTAGGCTCATGGAGGTGCCAGGAAGTAGCCCAGTGAGGGCTCCTGTAATTACGCCCACCATCCGGGGTCTGGGCGTTTGAAGTCTCCCTCTCCCACAGCATCCAACTGAGATTCAGAAACTCCTGGAGCAAGCAACAAGGCACCCCCAACACCGGCAGGTGCGAAGAGTTAATCTTGCAACCAGATGGGCACTTCATTGCGGTCCAGGGCACATACCAGGTCTTCCTTCTGTCCCTGATACTGTACACAAACCACGGTCGGGTGGCCACATTTGGGAGCAACCAAGGCCAAGAGTTCTCATCCTTCCCTGACCATGAGGACAAGGTGCTCAGAGGCGTGTTTGGACAGCACAACCTCATGGGCATCACTGGCCTCGGATTCACTTGGGGTTTTTTTGCCAGAGGAGAAAAATGATATGCAGTAAGGGGCTGAGGAGCCAAAATATGATAAAAAGCCAAAAGCTGCTAAGCTGTAAGGCAATGATCCGCTAGGTCGGTGAAAGCTCCCGGGCCCCTGGGCAGAGAGAAGCCCAGCTGAGGTGCTCTGTGGTGGGCAGATGGTCCTGGGCTCACTGCCCCTGGAGGCGTCATCTGCTGATCAATAAACTTCTGTGGAACAGCAAGGCCAGGTGTGGttcttgggtttctgagcctggcgGGTGAACTCAGAGGTAGGACTCTGGGGAGATCCAGGTCCTACCCAGCCAATCTTGGCTGGGCTAGCTCAGCTCTGATCTTCTGAGTCTGAACATGCTGTAGGAGTGGAGCCATTCAGCCACTTTCTTCCCCCTCATTCTCTCTGAAACATGTCCTAGGTTTCCTCCCTGGGGGTTCCGCAGGGGGACATGTGTCCTGGTAGCTGACCGTCCCTTGGGAAGAGGGCTGCAGAAGCAGGCACAGTCAGTGCTGTCTGCATGAgaccctggatgggggtgtgctTCAGGGAAGTCTGCCTGGAGGAGGTGCCCTGTGATTGGGCAAGTGGAGAAGATAAGGGGGGTGGGTACTCTAGGCTGAGGGACAATACAGCAGTGATCCACAACTTGTGATCCATGGTCACAGGTGTCTACGAGCCCATTCAGGGGTCTTACAAGGTCCCAAACCGCTTTCATTGTTATGTCAACACAGGATCAGCTTTGCATGACCTCTAGCcctactttcttttctttaaaaacattttggtGTGATGTCAGGGAAAGTTTAGCGAGCAAATGGGTTTTCTACTCTAGAGCTCATGTACTTGTCATGGGTGACCTGGACAGAGGTCCCACCCACTCTCTgattcccttcctctccctcccctctcccaggcccTTTCTGAGCATACATTGCCCACTTGGGCTCATGTGGCTGGCTGTTCTAAGGAGCTAAGACACCACCTCCCCTTGGTAGTTCCACTTTATAGGCCTGTCTATCGCTTTACTGAAAGTTGGGCCAAGAGTTGAGTTCAGTTTCAGGTTCAACTCAGGCCTGAGGACGATAATCTCAGACATTGCTACCTGCACTTGTATTTTACTATATTTACTTAAGAGCTCAGCTTTTCCTGGCAAAGACCAAAGCCCATGCTGGCATCGGGTTCttcagtgttttctttctttgcttcaaCTTGTCTCTCCTCAGAGGGGGAGCAGGAGTGCAGAGTACAGCCCACCCCaagcccacccccagccccaacaCTGCACAGGAGGTTCCCTGGGGAGGGGCTTTTGCCAAGAAGCCAGACCAGAACGTTTCCATGTTTGTACTCACACCTTTGAAAAGGCCATTCATTGATCTTTATGGACCCTGATGgtcacctggtcacctcttgTCCTGCAGGATGAGGGAAAGCTGGGGACAAAGGCCGTGGTGAGTGCTGGGGTGCAGGGATGGGTGCTCATCACCCAATGGAGGGACATCGTGCCCTAGTACTGTAGTTCTGTTTTTTGTCCTCCCTAGTAATTCCACTGCTGTGGGTTTACCTCAACCCCCCACCATCCTCTGTCGTCCAGTCGACTGTGACCCACTAACACCCTCTAACAGAGCAGAACCTGGGACTGCTGAGGCTGTcagcctttatgggagcagacagcctcatcctactTTCTCAGAGCTACCGGTGGGATTCTAATTGTTGTTCTTGTGGGCCATGCCCACCCACAATGTAGATAAAATTATGGCATTGTATTGTGCAAAACAAATTGTGTGTGTGCCTATGTGCTATCTACATTTCACCAcattaaattgtttttaaatgtttaaaaacaaacaaacaaacagcagagGTTGAGTGATACATTCTGTCTGGAGCCTTTCAGAGCAGACAGATGGTTGGAGGGCTGACAGCCACGTCCTGACCCAGACCGACAGATGTAGGAACCGAGCAAAGGGGTCTAGTAGAGACGAGGATCAGCAGTGACCACGGCACCAGCTCTCACAGGAACTTCACAGCAGGATGGAGAAGATGTTTGCTGAGCATGTTCTCcattctctgaggctggtctttcTGCTGCAAAACCAGTACCCCCACCTAAGCTGCTCCCCTACAGTGGggtcccatggaggagtttatgttagagagggttctctagagaaagaaagccaggacacttgtgaatttatatatatatatatatatatatatatatatatatatatatatatatatatatatatatggaatataacagctaatcagtccaacagcagtacagagggctcagttcaactcatttccgtAGGACTGATAATAtcttggaagtccttcaactcacctgGGTTGctggtccaagatcaaggaagcagacagctgagtcttccctagggcAATTCAGGCAGTTCTGTCACAGGCAAAAAACAGCAGGTCAAatgaccaacagtcagcagctcaggagcttagggaagcaggcccggatgggatatcgaactaaAGCAacacaagatgacaggatccgccagcctcaagctcaaacgatatacacaccagcagcgtggcaaagcaggtcttaaaggaatctCAAGGTCGAGCAACATGATCCACagcttggctgtcccacaggtagtgtagctcacaagttgaggcaaagaactagctaaagcaactgcatactggtccaatcaccggagagcaagagagatagaGGGCGAGGCCTTGATGAGCCATTAATCTCTtttctctccaatcaaactgtgaccttattagccccacatgttcctattggacaggttggcacaataaacctacttatcacagGATTGTAACAAAACATATGTTTCATAAGACACTGAAACCCatggccattaagtcaattctgactcagtgactcccgaaagtggaatagactcaaagcaaagaaaatcaccaccatggagtcatagtgaccctatcagacagagttgaattgcccctgtgggttgttgaggctttacaggagtaaaaagcttcatctttctcctctgagcgactagtgggttcgaaccactaatCTTGAAGTTTGAATCCACTACCCACCAGGGATCCATAGCATCATTAACTtaaagaacaataacaacatcccACTTTGTGAAGTCAGTATCCCTTTTGCTGTAGCAGGTTGTGCACTGGACTATTAActtaaggtcagctgttcaaactcaccagctgctgtgtgggagaaagatgaggctttgctcctgtaaagatctgcagcttcagaaactcacagaggcagctgtactctgtcctgtaggattgctgtgtttgtccgggtagactagagaaacaatccatagacattcatatgtatatgagagagttttatataaatagtaattgtacattaagaaaacatcccagtccaggccagatcaattccataagttgaatattagcccatatgtctaataccaatctataaagtcttctgattcatgaaacacatgcaatgatgccgaatgcaggaccatcacaggccagtgggtagaaattctttggatccagtcgcattgtaagcatctcagcgctggcatgggtctcatttggttcctctagttcccagggctgcatcaggatagtaccatgtggcttctcctcagggatatctcacaggaagtcagccttgtcagtagagtgtcttgcATGAAGTAAGAAAAGTGTCTCCTgactccaaggagaaaataccagagtttcccccagaatcctcaggggaaagcTAAggccccagaggcctcattggctgtgacctaattgacagaccagcctccaccccttcactcttaatcctctcaagccccaaattgacagcagattatgtaactcccacagtctttataactcaatggcagggagtctgaTTTCCTCTGGGTTGATTTTGGCTTCCTGTCTGCCCTCCAGTGTCATAGGGTAGAATGGCCTCTTCTATTTCCTTAGCTGAGATTGTGACAGAAGCAGACCACTtacgagtgggttggaagggccaACCTTTAAGACTTGGAGTCACATGCaacctgtttccctgaaaaccgACAAAcacaccaaccccaatgtcctcCGCTCCATTCTGAGGCAGAGCGACCTTACCGATCAGAGTAGAATGTCCCGTGGGTGCCCATCTCTGTGGAAGTGGACCGCCtaatctttctccggaggagcagctgctgggttccagctgctgaccttctggttatcagcccaatgctcaACCCATGGCGCCACCAGGCCCCATCATCCCAGGGTGGACCATTCAACCCAGAGAGGGTGGTTCTTCATTTCACAAGGAAGGAGAGCAAGTAGGAGGTTCTGTTGATGCCAAGAAGCTTCTTAGGGGTGGGATGAGGGGGGCGTCTGCACCTTGGGGTTCATATGGTGTGGGCTGTGGGGAGGTCTGTGTTAATAAGAATGGACTGGTGGAGACATGAGGCCCTGGGGAGCAGCTTGGTATTGTTCTACTTGGAAAAATCCAGAGCCACCTGGGTGGAGGAGGGGATGAAGCAGCCTGATCTTTTAGGTCCTCCATAGAACCTCAttattccctgcctcccccacagAGGGTCTAGCTTTTTCTCAGCCtctttctttaccaagcatgatgtccttctccaaggactggactctcctgagagcatgtccatAGTGCAGAAGATAATCTAGCCATCCTTGCATTTAAGGAGCATGCTGGGTGGACTTGTTCTGGGACAGTTTTGCCGGTCCTTTTGGCAGTcgctggtgctttcaatattcttcaccaacaccacagttccaATACATCGATtcctcttcggtcttctttagtgtcttattcagtgtccaaatgaaaataccatggcttgggtcaggcataccctcCTCTTCAAATGCATAGCCTGGCTTTTGGACACGTTAAAGAGGCGGTGTGCAGCAGACCttggtctcctgactgctgcttccatgagcattgattggggacccaagcatgacaaaatccttgacgactcCAGTCTTTTTACATTTatcttgatattacctatttacccagtggtgaggattttagttttcttcacactgagttgtcatcTACCCTGCATGCTGTCATCCTTGAGCTTCACAAGCCAGTGCTTCTGTTTTCACTTCCTGCAAGCAAGACTGTGCCATTTGCTTTTATCAGCCTATGACTAACTCTTCCTCCAGTCCAGATGCCTAcaccacagaaaacagaaattCCCTGGAAAGCTCCCTGCTGCTCACACTGTTCAGGCTAGTGGCCTATTGACCTTGCCTCACCCTCAATGACCTTGATGGGCATTTCTTAAGACCTCATCTCACAGATGGGACAACATAGCCAAGAGTCACTCCCAGACTGTGGAGCTCAGAGTCAGCTTTAGTAAGAGCAGGTCTATCTGGTGTGTGTGAACTCTCACCCAATAGTAATTGGGGGCAATTGAGATAGAAGAGGGAAGAGGTGAGGGATAACCCCAGTCTTCAGGCCCTGCCCTTGCCCTCACCCCCAATCAGCTCCATGAAGAAGTCACATACTACCTAGGAAAGGGATGTGACAACAAAATCTAAACGCAGACAGAGCTGGCCACCAAGACCAGGGTGAACTCCCATCAGGAGACATAAGATCAGACCAAAAGGAGGACTTTCTACTTTTGAGGTGTCTGGGGGATGCTCTAGAATGCTCATTCCCAGAAATCTCTCCCTCAATAAGCTGCCATTTCTCCAAAGAGGGAATATATGAATCAAAGGAAGACATGGGTCATCAAGAGAGTTTCCAACCATCCAGTGCATCATAAgtcgccctggtggtacagtggtttccATGTTGGGCGGCTCATGGGAAGGTTGGATTTCATTAAATACACGggcttattttttaattgttttattagggtctcatacaactcttatcataatccatacatacatcaattgtataaagcacatttgtacattcattgccatcatcattctcaaaacatttgctctccacctaagcccctggcatcaggtctccatgtttttccctccctccctgttccccctcccccaggtacccctgataatctataaattattattttgtcatatcttgccctgtctgacatctcccttcacccacccatccgctgtctgtcccccagggaggaggtcacatgaagatcccTATAATCGGGTTCCCCCTTAAAACCCAccctccccctacattccccatattgccactcacaccactggtcctgaagggatcatccaccctggattccctgtgcttccggctcccatctgtaccagtgtccatcatctggtccagccagacctgcaaggtagaattgggatcatgatactgggggtgggggtgggggtgaggacggaggagaggaagcattcaggaactagaggaaaggtgtatttttcatcgttgctacatcacaccctgtatggcttgtttcctcccctagagccctctgcaaggggatctccagtggcctccaAATGGGccctgggcctccactctgcacccccccccctcattcactatggtaagattttttgttctgatgatgcctgaaccctgatcccttcatcacctcgtgaacacacaggctggtgtgcctcttccatgtgggctttgttgcttctgagctagatggccgcttgttaaccttcaagcctttaagaccccagatgctatatcttttgatagccaggcaccatcaactttctttgccacatttgcttatgcacccatttttcttcagcaattgtatcatggaggtgactacacaatgttatgattttttattctttgatgcctgataaatgatccctttggcacctcgtgatcacagggtGAACACGGGCTTATTTACAAGGGGAGAAACGTTGGCCGTCTGCCACCATAAAGATGTCACCTGTGAAATCCtgtggggacagttctgctccgcAGGGTCCCTCTCAGTCAGACtctcctcgatggcagtgagtttggggctcaCTAATTTAAAGAAGGTGGATATTTATTTACATACGGTGAGACGTATTTTAAGAATTGGCTTGCTACTCCTTCAATgcgagaatactttgttctaataacccagcattccatgatgttcaccacctcaacacgatcgctgaatacaaaatgggtgcataagcaaatgtgaagaaagctgatggtgcccagatagcaaaagatatcgcatcttgcatcctaaaggcttgaagataaccaagcggccatctatctgagaagcaacaaagttcacatgaaagaagcacaccagcctgtgtgatcatgaggtgtcaatgagatcagctatcaggcatcaaacatcca includes:
- the LOC142422843 gene encoding pancreatic adenocarcinoma up-regulated factor-like; its protein translation is MLLWLTLALLGTSSCWASEMYGPGGGTTFTSSAEDEEDITGMRVCIGALGLLKSIQLRFRNSWSKQQGTPNTGRCEELILQPDGHFIAVQGTYQVFLLSLILYTNHGRVATFGSNQGQEFSSFPDHEDKVLRGVFGQHNLMGITGLGFTWGFFARGEK